The following proteins come from a genomic window of Candidatus Thiodiazotropha sp. CDECU1:
- the folC gene encoding bifunctional tetrahydrofolate synthase/dihydrofolate synthase, which yields MRFEKLDQWLDWQADSHPTEIDLGLQRVKTVWQRLKPEGFRSQVVTVAGTNGKGSCVAMLESICLQAGIHIGSFTSPHLIRYNERIRLNGEPVSDQQLCRAFEMIDQARGQISLSFFEFATLAALLCFVAQKPELVILEVGLGGRLDAVNIIDADVALITTIDLDHTDWLGTDIESIGREKAGIIRSRKPVVLGDATMPHSVLEQAEQLSADIYQSGRHFNHQANARGWRWSGPDGVEIELPEPALTGGKQLQNASAVVMVCHLLQHRFPLHEKVIAKGLRDVRLPGRLHFIPSTPALLLDVAHNRQSMQTLRDGLTQMNRRGRIHAIFGMLQDKDVADAVELIGPLLTSWHLLDLHGWRGRKAEQLAANLGQAGVRQPVSCYHSFSEAYQACSDEAEPQDLILIFGSFRIVGEAMHILHLA from the coding sequence GTGCGTTTTGAGAAGCTGGATCAATGGCTCGATTGGCAGGCAGATTCGCATCCTACGGAAATCGACCTGGGTTTGCAGCGGGTCAAAACTGTCTGGCAGCGACTGAAACCTGAAGGATTCAGGTCTCAAGTGGTGACGGTAGCCGGCACCAATGGCAAAGGCTCCTGCGTGGCCATGCTTGAATCGATCTGCCTGCAGGCAGGCATTCATATCGGGAGTTTTACCTCTCCTCATCTGATTCGCTACAACGAGCGCATACGTCTGAATGGCGAGCCCGTCTCTGATCAGCAGCTATGCCGCGCATTTGAGATGATCGATCAGGCGCGGGGACAGATAAGTTTGAGCTTCTTTGAGTTTGCCACCCTGGCAGCATTACTCTGTTTCGTTGCGCAGAAGCCGGAGCTGGTGATTCTGGAGGTGGGTCTTGGTGGGCGTCTCGATGCGGTTAATATCATCGATGCGGATGTTGCATTGATCACCACCATCGATTTGGACCATACCGATTGGCTCGGTACCGATATAGAATCAATCGGCAGGGAGAAGGCGGGTATAATACGCAGCCGTAAACCTGTCGTTTTGGGAGATGCGACTATGCCTCACTCAGTACTGGAGCAGGCTGAGCAACTATCTGCCGATATCTACCAGTCCGGCCGGCATTTTAATCATCAGGCAAACGCCAGGGGTTGGCGCTGGTCGGGGCCGGATGGTGTGGAAATCGAACTTCCCGAGCCAGCTCTGACAGGTGGCAAGCAGCTGCAGAATGCGAGTGCGGTTGTCATGGTTTGTCATCTGCTGCAACATCGTTTTCCACTGCATGAAAAGGTCATCGCGAAGGGACTGCGTGATGTAAGACTGCCCGGACGCTTACATTTTATCCCGTCCACTCCTGCGTTGTTGCTGGATGTCGCCCATAACAGGCAATCCATGCAAACCTTGCGTGACGGCTTGACGCAAATGAATAGGCGCGGACGAATACACGCAATCTTCGGTATGCTGCAGGACAAGGATGTGGCCGATGCAGTTGAATTGATTGGACCGCTGCTGACGAGTTGGCACCTGCTAGATCTGCATGGCTGGCGCGGACGCAAGGCAGAACAGCTCGCCGCGAATCTCGGGCAGGCGGGGGTGCGGCAGCCGGTCAGCTGTTATCATAGTTTTTCAGAGGCTTACCAAGCCTGTAGCGATGAGGCGGAACCCCAGGATTTGATTCTGATCTTCGGCTCTTTTCGCATTGTGGGAGAGGCTATGCACATTTTACACCTGGCATGA
- the accD gene encoding acetyl-CoA carboxylase, carboxyltransferase subunit beta: MSWFEKLMPSRIRTDAGHKRAVPEGLWAKCPGCSAILYRAEMERNLDVCPKCNHHNRIGARRRLETFLDAEPQEEIGANLESVDPLKFKDSKKYKDRLSQAQKGSGEREALVAMRGQLKGIDLVVAAFEFSFMGGSMGSVVGERFVRAVNMALERHTPLICFSASGGARMQESLFSLMQMAKTSAALERLQKRGLPFISVMTDPTMGGVSASLAMLGDINVAEPNALIGFAGPRVIEQTVREKLPEGFQRSEFLLDHGAIDMIIDRRDMRDRIADLLSILMNKPRA, translated from the coding sequence ATGAGTTGGTTTGAAAAACTGATGCCTAGCCGCATCCGTACGGATGCCGGACACAAGCGTGCGGTCCCCGAGGGTCTATGGGCCAAGTGCCCGGGATGCAGCGCTATTCTCTACCGGGCGGAGATGGAAAGAAATCTGGATGTCTGTCCTAAATGTAACCATCACAACAGGATTGGCGCCAGACGTCGGCTTGAAACTTTTCTCGATGCGGAACCCCAGGAGGAGATAGGCGCAAACCTGGAATCAGTGGACCCGTTGAAGTTCAAGGACAGCAAAAAATATAAGGATCGCCTCAGTCAGGCGCAAAAGGGATCGGGAGAGAGAGAGGCCTTGGTTGCCATGCGTGGCCAGTTGAAAGGTATTGACCTGGTGGTTGCCGCTTTTGAGTTCAGTTTCATGGGGGGTTCCATGGGATCTGTGGTGGGTGAGCGTTTCGTACGCGCGGTCAACATGGCCTTGGAGCGGCATACGCCACTGATCTGTTTCTCGGCAAGTGGTGGGGCCAGGATGCAGGAATCGCTCTTTTCATTGATGCAGATGGCCAAGACAAGTGCTGCTCTGGAACGTCTGCAAAAGCGTGGTCTGCCCTTTATCTCGGTGATGACGGACCCAACCATGGGTGGCGTGTCAGCCAGTCTGGCGATGCTGGGTGACATCAATGTGGCGGAACCGAATGCGTTGATCGGTTTCGCGGGTCCCAGGGTGATTGAGCAGACAGTGCGTGAAAAACTCCCTGAAGGTTTCCAGCGCAGTGAATTTCTGCTCGATCATGGCGCCATCGACATGATCATCGACCGACGGGATATGCGAGACCGCATTGCCGATCTACTCAGCATCCTGATGAATAAGCCCAGGGCATGA
- the trpA gene encoding tryptophan synthase subunit alpha, with translation MSRIGKRFAQLKADGKKALIPFITAGDPIPEITVDLMQDLVSAGADLIELGVPFSDPMADGPVIQRASERALQYHVSLHDVLDMVSQFRQLDAETPVILMGYLNPIEIMGYEQFATQAAEAGVDGILVVDIPPEEGGDLQQLLQAESIDQIYLVAPTSTPERIQRICDLAGGFVYYVSVKGVTGASHLDLQSLAVKLAEIRSVSDLPVGVGFGIKDAQTAAAVSALADAVVVGSALVSRVEALADQPEKIGAALREVIASMRQAMDQAN, from the coding sequence ATGAGCCGGATAGGTAAGCGATTTGCACAGCTCAAGGCGGATGGGAAGAAGGCACTGATTCCCTTTATTACCGCGGGAGATCCTATCCCTGAGATAACCGTTGACCTGATGCAAGATCTGGTATCCGCCGGTGCGGATCTTATCGAATTGGGTGTACCCTTTTCCGACCCTATGGCTGATGGACCGGTCATCCAGAGGGCCAGTGAACGAGCCTTGCAGTATCATGTCAGTCTGCATGATGTATTGGATATGGTAAGTCAGTTCAGGCAGCTCGATGCCGAAACACCGGTTATATTGATGGGCTATCTCAATCCCATAGAGATAATGGGTTATGAGCAATTTGCCACTCAGGCGGCAGAGGCTGGGGTGGATGGTATACTTGTGGTCGATATTCCACCTGAGGAGGGTGGGGATCTGCAACAGTTGTTGCAGGCCGAATCGATCGATCAGATCTATCTCGTGGCGCCTACCAGCACACCTGAGCGTATTCAGCGGATCTGTGACTTGGCGGGTGGCTTCGTCTACTATGTTTCCGTGAAAGGCGTTACCGGAGCCAGCCATCTGGATCTGCAGTCCCTGGCGGTAAAGCTGGCTGAGATTCGTAGTGTGAGTGATCTGCCGGTGGGGGTTGGTTTCGGTATCAAGGATGCGCAGACTGCAGCAGCCGTATCCGCCCTCGCTGACGCCGTAGTGGTCGGTAGCGCATTGGTTTCGCGTGTGGAAGCCCTGGCGGATCAACCGGAGAAGATCGGCGCCGCATTACGGGAAGTCATCGCTTCCATGAGGCAGGCAATGGATCAGGCAAACTGA
- the trpB gene encoding tryptophan synthase subunit beta, with protein MATTEKIIGSLPDDRGHFGPYGGLFVSETLMAPLEELRLAYQHYMGDQEFLKELDQDLAHYVGRPSPIYHAKRWSKQLGGAQIYLKREDLNHTGAHKVNNTVGQALLARHMGKSRIIAETGAGQHGVASATVAARLGLECVVYMGAVDIARQEANVYRMRLLGAEVRSVESGSKTLKDALNEAMRDWVTNVDNTFYIIGTVAGPHPYPAMVRDFQSVIGRESRDQMQRQAGRQPDALVACVGGGSNAIGLFYPYLDDKEIAIYGVEAAGDGLETGQHAAPLCAGKPGVLHGNRTYLMEDKDGQIIETHSISAGLDYPGVGPEHAWLKDSGRANYVAVTDDQALAAFHDLTRIEGIIPALESSHALAYAAKLATTMSPDQIILVNLSGRGDKDMHTVAAREGIQL; from the coding sequence GTGGCGACAACTGAGAAAATCATTGGGTCCCTACCTGACGACAGGGGGCATTTTGGTCCATATGGCGGACTCTTTGTGTCGGAAACGCTGATGGCACCGCTGGAAGAGCTACGTCTGGCCTACCAGCATTACATGGGTGACCAGGAGTTTCTCAAGGAGCTGGACCAGGATCTTGCCCACTATGTGGGACGGCCGTCCCCCATCTACCATGCCAAACGCTGGAGTAAGCAGTTGGGTGGCGCGCAGATCTACCTCAAGCGTGAAGACCTCAATCATACCGGGGCGCACAAGGTCAATAATACGGTAGGCCAGGCGCTGCTTGCCAGACACATGGGTAAATCCCGCATCATCGCGGAAACCGGAGCCGGTCAGCATGGGGTGGCCAGCGCCACAGTCGCTGCCAGACTTGGTCTGGAGTGTGTGGTCTACATGGGGGCTGTGGATATCGCAAGACAGGAGGCGAACGTCTATCGCATGCGCCTGCTGGGAGCCGAGGTGAGATCGGTTGAGTCGGGTTCCAAAACCCTTAAGGACGCACTCAACGAGGCGATGCGTGACTGGGTGACCAATGTGGATAACACCTTTTATATCATCGGTACCGTAGCCGGACCCCATCCCTATCCGGCGATGGTGCGCGACTTTCAATCAGTTATCGGCAGAGAGTCCCGGGACCAGATGCAACGCCAGGCGGGACGACAGCCGGATGCGCTGGTCGCCTGTGTGGGTGGAGGATCCAATGCGATCGGTCTTTTCTACCCATACCTGGATGACAAAGAGATCGCCATCTATGGCGTGGAGGCCGCGGGTGACGGCCTGGAAACAGGTCAACACGCAGCACCGCTCTGTGCCGGGAAGCCTGGGGTGTTGCATGGAAACCGGACCTACCTGATGGAGGATAAGGATGGACAGATTATCGAAACCCACTCCATATCCGCGGGATTGGATTACCCGGGCGTTGGTCCCGAGCATGCCTGGCTGAAGGATAGTGGTCGGGCAAACTATGTGGCAGTGACCGATGATCAGGCCCTCGCGGCATTTCACGATCTGACCCGGATCGAAGGCATCATTCCCGCGCTCGAATCGAGTCATGCCCTGGCCTATGCGGCGAAACTTGCCACCACCATGAGCCCGGACCAGATTATACTGGTCAATCTTTCGGGGAGGGGGGACAAGGATATGCATACAGTTGCAGCGCGGGAGGGGATTCAGCTATGA
- a CDS encoding phosphoribosylanthranilate isomerase, which yields MRTRIKICGITRVEDAAEAVRLGADAIGLVFYPPSPRVVSLQQAKTIVKSLPPFVTVVGLFVNQDRAEIERCIDEVQLDLLQFHGDETAEACSGYIRPWIKAIRMREGVDLAEVERTYNSASGLLLDSYQAGVPGGTGQCFDWRRIPSTLASRIILAGGLDPENVDQAIQQVHPYAVDVSGGVESSKGIKDATKIEAFIAGVKRGDN from the coding sequence ATGCGAACACGTATTAAAATTTGTGGCATTACCAGGGTTGAAGACGCTGCCGAGGCTGTTCGGCTTGGCGCTGATGCCATTGGGTTGGTGTTCTATCCTCCCAGTCCGCGTGTTGTTTCGCTGCAGCAGGCCAAGACCATTGTCAAGAGTTTGCCCCCATTTGTTACGGTGGTTGGCCTGTTTGTCAATCAGGATCGAGCCGAGATAGAACGCTGCATAGATGAAGTTCAGCTCGATCTGCTGCAGTTTCATGGTGATGAGACGGCAGAGGCCTGTAGTGGATATATCAGACCCTGGATCAAAGCGATCCGTATGCGTGAAGGGGTCGATCTGGCTGAGGTTGAGCGAACTTATAACAGTGCGTCGGGTCTGTTGTTGGACAGCTATCAGGCAGGCGTTCCCGGGGGTACGGGGCAGTGTTTCGATTGGCGTCGTATCCCCTCAACCCTGGCATCAAGGATAATCCTTGCAGGTGGACTCGATCCTGAAAATGTGGATCAGGCCATACAGCAGGTGCATCCCTATGCAGTGGATGTGAGCGGGGGTGTCGAAAGCTCGAAGGGCATAAAAGATGCGACAAAAATTGAGGCATTTATTGCAGGAGTAAAGCGTGGCGACAACTGA
- the truA gene encoding tRNA pseudouridine(38-40) synthase TruA produces MKIALGVEYDGSAFHGWQYQGDVRSVQESLQQALSRVADHAVTVHCAGRTDSGVHATGQVVHFETKAERSDRSWVLGSNVNLPQDISISWAREVPSTFHARFSALGRHYRYLILNRRFRSAQWRDRAVWIHQPLDESHMHRAAQVLVGTHDFSSYRAIGCQAKHPVRTVHRLQVKRVGEFISIEVHANAFLHHMVRNVAGVLIAIGKGEQKESWTQEVLELRDRTLGGVTAPPQGLYLTKVDYPQEFAIPDPLGAGFCLC; encoded by the coding sequence ATGAAGATAGCTCTGGGTGTGGAATACGATGGCAGCGCTTTCCACGGTTGGCAGTACCAGGGTGATGTTCGCAGTGTACAGGAGTCACTCCAACAGGCCCTCTCCAGGGTGGCTGATCATGCTGTAACGGTTCACTGTGCCGGGCGCACGGACAGTGGTGTTCATGCTACCGGCCAAGTGGTTCACTTCGAGACAAAAGCAGAGAGATCCGATCGATCCTGGGTGTTGGGCAGTAATGTCAATCTGCCACAGGATATCAGTATCTCCTGGGCCAGAGAGGTCCCTTCCACATTCCATGCACGCTTCTCCGCCCTGGGAAGACACTACCGCTACCTGATCCTGAATCGACGCTTTCGTTCTGCCCAGTGGCGGGACCGGGCAGTCTGGATTCACCAACCCCTGGATGAGTCGCACATGCATCGAGCGGCACAGGTGTTGGTCGGTACCCACGACTTTTCCTCATACAGGGCGATCGGCTGTCAAGCCAAACATCCGGTCCGGACCGTTCACCGTCTGCAGGTCAAACGAGTTGGTGAATTTATCTCGATCGAGGTACATGCCAATGCATTTTTGCACCATATGGTACGAAACGTGGCCGGGGTTTTGATCGCCATCGGCAAGGGAGAACAGAAGGAGTCATGGACTCAAGAGGTATTGGAGTTGCGTGATCGCACCCTGGGTGGGGTCACGGCACCACCACAGGGGCTCTATTTGACTAAAGTGGACTATCCACAGGAGTTCGCGATCCCTGATCCACTCGGGGCAGGTTTTTGCCTCTGCTAA
- a CDS encoding FimV/HubP family polar landmark protein, translating to MIRKLSLAVAVATALSPIGALALGLGEIHPQSALNQAFKADIDLLSVSQEELQDVRVSLASREAFEKAGMERPFLLSGLKFAPMLTPAGKPVISISSSDAIREPFLNFLIEVNWPKGRLVREYTVLLDPPVTLKRAPQPVTTPATTMAPTQVGRSRPARVTSSMSSESGDREYGPVQPNDNLWNIAKGMQRTNESVEQVMMALQRHNPSAFINNNVNNLKVGKILRLPDDDGVTSLSKQEAREEFLAQTRAWQAGRSSKAGRPTVSKQPAKSQAKEEDRLRLISAKPGEGEAAEREGMAESESEIDRLQDEIMLVRESNEGAIQENEALRNRVQELEKQIQDIQRLLTLKSDELAEIQTAQDIAAEKMEEMESVETAPAEAAEPGTEPAVAEDVAPAEVEAEPTIAEEPVVPIPPGTVIEEVDIEKQIDVAQQQAAPAAETPETAVEPEPAPAPSPAPEVQQPVKPPVAVLPPKKVSYFDGVKENSTLLGIVGGVAVLLIGLLWMIMRRRKEAEAEFAESILVSPDSGVIATGKDDSSSLTASTDETSFMSDFSPSDIDALQDETGEVDPLSEADVYIAYGRYQQAEELIKQAIEKTPEREELKHKLAEIYFSAKKHQEFNSLAQELHDAGLEDKEPDTWSKIAAMGKELDPSSALFAGAAGIAASAVASADSALDDLGLDLGSEPVSISDEPAAVEPVQDSSDVEIDSMDLSGLDNLDEMDSENLEGNLSLDSEFLNKMESGESAVEEGDALDIDLSDLDMDSEQSGAAEEPEPFDLSDVEGDSEMADASIAQDASDAIELEDSEVLDDLDLESIEKELEGLSSELDSDEPEAEAADELSLLQSHSENLDLDSTDEITTKLDLARAYIDMGDIEGAKSILDEVSSEGSDAQQKEAQELLNGLGS from the coding sequence ATGATTCGTAAGCTGTCTCTGGCAGTGGCTGTTGCAACAGCCCTATCACCCATTGGTGCTTTGGCTCTCGGATTGGGCGAAATTCATCCCCAGTCTGCTCTCAACCAAGCCTTCAAGGCCGATATCGATCTGCTTTCAGTCTCTCAGGAAGAATTGCAGGATGTTCGTGTCTCGCTTGCCTCCCGCGAGGCCTTTGAAAAAGCGGGCATGGAGCGGCCATTTCTGTTGTCTGGCCTGAAATTCGCGCCAATGTTGACCCCTGCTGGCAAACCGGTGATCTCTATTTCGAGTTCAGATGCCATTCGGGAGCCCTTCCTCAATTTCCTCATCGAGGTGAATTGGCCGAAAGGCAGATTGGTACGTGAATACACGGTTCTACTCGACCCGCCGGTCACCCTTAAGCGCGCTCCACAACCTGTCACTACACCGGCTACCACGATGGCGCCTACCCAGGTAGGCAGATCAAGGCCTGCCAGAGTAACCTCCTCGATGAGCAGCGAGAGTGGTGACAGAGAATATGGCCCCGTTCAACCCAATGACAATCTTTGGAATATTGCCAAGGGTATGCAACGGACAAATGAATCAGTCGAGCAGGTGATGATGGCGCTGCAACGCCATAATCCATCCGCTTTTATCAATAACAACGTCAACAACCTCAAGGTCGGCAAAATACTACGGCTGCCAGATGACGACGGTGTGACCTCCCTATCCAAGCAGGAGGCGCGTGAGGAGTTTCTAGCCCAGACAAGGGCCTGGCAAGCAGGGCGTAGCAGTAAGGCCGGCAGACCTACGGTTTCCAAGCAGCCTGCGAAGAGTCAGGCAAAGGAAGAGGATCGTCTGCGTCTCATCTCAGCCAAACCTGGCGAGGGTGAAGCTGCCGAACGCGAGGGTATGGCTGAGTCTGAGAGTGAAATAGATCGCTTGCAAGATGAGATCATGCTGGTTCGCGAGTCCAATGAAGGGGCGATACAAGAGAATGAAGCACTGCGTAACCGGGTACAGGAGCTGGAGAAACAGATCCAGGATATTCAGCGCTTACTGACTCTCAAGAGCGATGAGCTGGCGGAGATCCAAACTGCACAAGATATTGCTGCAGAGAAGATGGAAGAGATGGAGTCGGTGGAAACCGCACCGGCTGAAGCTGCCGAGCCTGGAACTGAACCTGCTGTGGCAGAGGATGTGGCCCCAGCTGAAGTTGAGGCGGAACCGACAATTGCTGAGGAACCCGTGGTACCGATTCCACCAGGAACGGTGATCGAAGAGGTCGATATCGAGAAGCAGATCGATGTGGCACAGCAGCAGGCGGCACCTGCAGCAGAGACCCCTGAAACTGCTGTCGAGCCGGAGCCGGCACCAGCCCCAAGCCCTGCTCCCGAGGTACAACAACCAGTCAAACCGCCGGTTGCCGTACTTCCCCCCAAGAAGGTCAGCTATTTCGATGGGGTCAAGGAAAACAGTACCCTACTGGGTATAGTCGGTGGTGTTGCGGTATTGCTGATTGGCCTGTTGTGGATGATCATGCGGCGGCGTAAAGAGGCTGAGGCAGAATTTGCCGAGAGCATTCTGGTATCCCCCGACAGTGGTGTTATAGCCACGGGCAAGGACGACTCCAGCTCACTCACTGCGTCGACTGATGAAACCTCATTCATGAGTGATTTCTCACCCAGTGATATCGATGCTTTGCAAGATGAGACCGGTGAAGTCGATCCGCTCTCTGAGGCTGATGTCTATATCGCCTATGGCCGTTACCAGCAGGCCGAAGAGTTAATCAAGCAGGCGATTGAGAAGACTCCGGAGCGTGAGGAACTTAAACATAAGCTAGCCGAAATCTACTTTTCGGCCAAAAAACATCAGGAGTTTAACTCTCTAGCCCAAGAATTGCATGATGCTGGATTGGAGGACAAGGAGCCGGATACCTGGTCTAAGATTGCCGCGATGGGTAAGGAGCTGGATCCTTCGTCCGCCCTGTTCGCAGGTGCTGCCGGTATTGCCGCCAGCGCTGTTGCGTCGGCAGATAGCGCGTTGGATGACCTTGGGTTGGACCTGGGATCAGAGCCAGTTAGCATAAGCGATGAGCCCGCTGCAGTCGAACCGGTACAGGATTCATCCGACGTTGAGATCGATTCAATGGATCTGAGTGGCCTGGATAATCTTGATGAAATGGATTCTGAAAACCTGGAAGGCAATCTCTCTCTGGATTCGGAATTCCTTAACAAGATGGAGTCAGGTGAGAGTGCGGTAGAAGAGGGCGATGCATTGGATATCGACCTCAGTGATCTTGATATGGACTCTGAGCAGAGTGGTGCTGCAGAGGAACCAGAGCCATTCGATCTATCGGATGTTGAGGGCGATTCAGAGATGGCCGACGCATCAATTGCACAGGATGCTTCGGACGCAATAGAACTCGAAGATTCCGAGGTGCTGGATGATCTGGATCTGGAGAGCATCGAAAAGGAACTGGAAGGGCTCTCCTCGGAACTGGACAGTGATGAGCCTGAAGCTGAAGCAGCAGATGAGTTGAGTCTGCTGCAGAGTCATAGTGAAAACCTGGATCTGGACTCCACGGATGAGATTACGACCAAGTTGGATTTGGCTCGAGCCTATATAGACATGGGAGATATCGAAGGTGCCAAAAGTATCCTCGATGAGGTATCCAGCGAAGGCAGTGATGCACAACAGAAAGAGGCCCAGGAGTTGCTGAACGGTCTCGGCTCCTAA
- the asd gene encoding aspartate-semialdehyde dehydrogenase — protein MKRVGFIGWRGMVGSVLMGRMLEENDFAGIEEPIFFTTSQVGQPGPDIGRERAPLRDATDIDALMEMDAILTCQGGGYTNQVYDKLRSAGWQGYWIDAASSLRMKEHTLIVLDPVNDGVIRDGLAKGAKDFIGGNCTVSLMLMALGGLFQQDLVEWVTSMTYQAASGAGARNMRELISQMGVIQASVRDNLADPASAILDIDRQVAETLRSEAFPTDNFGAALAGSLIPWIDVALENGQSKEEWKGFVETNKILGRSDKPVPIDGTCVRIGSMRCHSQALTIKLRSDVPIDEVESILASANSWVKVIPNERDITIRELNPAQVTGTLTVPVGRLRKMNLGDEYLNAFTVGDQLLWGAAEPLRRMLRILLEA, from the coding sequence ATGAAAAGAGTAGGTTTTATTGGTTGGCGTGGCATGGTGGGTTCCGTATTGATGGGGCGCATGCTGGAGGAGAATGATTTTGCCGGCATTGAAGAGCCCATATTCTTCACCACTTCACAAGTGGGTCAACCAGGTCCCGATATTGGCAGGGAGCGGGCGCCGCTGAGAGACGCTACCGATATCGATGCCTTGATGGAGATGGATGCGATCCTGACCTGTCAGGGTGGAGGCTATACCAATCAGGTGTACGATAAATTACGCTCGGCGGGTTGGCAGGGCTACTGGATAGATGCCGCATCCAGTCTGCGCATGAAGGAGCATACATTGATTGTGCTCGATCCGGTGAACGATGGTGTGATTCGTGACGGTCTGGCGAAAGGCGCAAAGGATTTCATCGGTGGCAACTGTACCGTGAGCTTGATGCTGATGGCCCTGGGCGGTCTGTTTCAGCAGGATCTCGTGGAGTGGGTGACATCCATGACCTATCAGGCTGCCTCAGGCGCGGGCGCGCGCAATATGCGTGAGTTGATTAGCCAGATGGGAGTTATTCAAGCCTCGGTGCGGGATAATCTGGCAGACCCGGCTTCTGCTATCCTCGATATCGACCGGCAGGTAGCTGAGACACTGCGCAGCGAGGCTTTTCCCACAGATAATTTTGGGGCGGCCCTGGCGGGCAGTCTGATACCATGGATCGATGTGGCGTTGGAGAACGGGCAAAGCAAGGAGGAGTGGAAGGGATTTGTTGAAACCAACAAGATTCTCGGTCGAAGTGACAAGCCTGTACCCATAGACGGTACTTGCGTGCGTATCGGCTCAATGCGCTGTCATAGTCAGGCATTGACCATAAAGTTACGTAGTGACGTGCCGATAGACGAAGTGGAGTCGATATTGGCAAGTGCCAATAGTTGGGTAAAGGTAATTCCCAATGAACGGGATATCACGATACGGGAACTGAACCCTGCCCAGGTTACTGGAACCTTGACTGTCCCGGTTGGGCGGCTGAGAAAGATGAACCTGGGTGATGAGTATCTGAATGCCTTTACGGTCGGTGACCAACTGCTATGGGGTGCGGCCGAACCGCTGCGGCGTATGTTGAGAATTCTGCTGGAGGCTTGA
- the leuB gene encoding 3-isopropylmalate dehydrogenase gives MTKNILVLPGDGIGPEIVTEAVKLLATLRDDFGLDIELDEALVGGAAIDATGGPLPEATLDLAKEVDAILLGAVGGPKWEALDISIRPEKGLLGLRSELNLFANLRPAILYPQLAAASSLKTDIVAGLDIMIVRELTGGIYFGQPRGVRELESGERQGFNTLVYRESEIERIARVAFDIARKRGSRLCSVDKANVLECTELWREVVTRAGETRPDVELSHMYVDNAAMQLVKWPKQFDVMVTTNMFGDILSDCAAMLTGSIGMLPSASLDEQGKGMYEPIHGSAPDIAGKGTANPLATILSVAMMLRYSLDEPVMADRVEGAVDKVLDDGLRTPDIMSEGMTEVSCESMGDAVVAALS, from the coding sequence ATGACTAAAAACATATTGGTATTGCCGGGTGACGGTATTGGGCCTGAAATCGTCACGGAGGCTGTAAAGCTGTTGGCGACACTGCGGGATGATTTCGGTCTGGACATCGAGCTTGATGAGGCGTTGGTGGGAGGCGCTGCGATCGATGCCACGGGCGGGCCGCTACCTGAGGCCACCCTTGATCTGGCGAAAGAGGTGGATGCCATTCTCCTGGGTGCCGTGGGTGGTCCTAAATGGGAGGCCTTGGATATCTCCATTCGTCCTGAGAAGGGGTTGCTGGGACTGCGATCCGAGCTTAATCTGTTTGCCAATCTGCGTCCCGCTATTCTCTATCCCCAGCTGGCAGCGGCTTCAAGCCTCAAGACAGATATCGTTGCCGGTCTCGATATCATGATTGTGCGCGAGCTGACCGGTGGCATCTATTTTGGTCAACCTAGGGGGGTCCGTGAACTGGAGAGTGGCGAACGCCAGGGGTTTAACACCCTTGTCTACCGGGAGTCGGAGATTGAGCGAATTGCCCGAGTCGCCTTTGATATCGCTCGCAAGCGGGGTAGTCGGCTCTGTTCTGTGGATAAGGCCAATGTACTCGAGTGCACTGAGCTTTGGCGGGAGGTCGTGACACGGGCAGGCGAGACCCGCCCGGACGTGGAACTGAGTCACATGTATGTCGACAATGCAGCGATGCAACTGGTGAAATGGCCGAAACAGTTCGATGTGATGGTGACGACCAATATGTTTGGCGATATTCTATCCGATTGTGCTGCTATGTTGACGGGGTCCATAGGCATGCTGCCGTCGGCGTCCCTGGATGAGCAGGGTAAGGGCATGTATGAACCGATTCACGGTTCGGCGCCTGACATAGCGGGTAAAGGTACTGCCAATCCCCTGGCAACCATTCTCTCGGTGGCTATGATGTTGCGCTACAGCCTCGATGAACCGGTGATGGCCGATCGGGTCGAGGGTGCGGTGGATAAGGTTTTGGACGATGGTTTGCGTACTCCCGATATCATGTCAGAAGGGATGACTGAAGTGAGTTGCGAATCGATGGGTGATGCTGTGGTCGCAGCATTGAGTTGA